One Williamsia phyllosphaerae DNA segment encodes these proteins:
- a CDS encoding pyridoxal phosphate-dependent decarboxylase family protein encodes MSITELARLSPSVGDDGHALDELLRAVSRYSTNYLATDHPGPTAERSALAAAFAGPLQGGSIDAVAVLDELIVNGEPGLLHSGAPTFLGFVMGGAHPISVATEWLTSIWDQCGALYATSPTASVVEDTVARWLVSMFGLPQQTSVGITSGCAMSNLSGLAAARHAVLDAAGWDVERDGLFGAPVPRVLVSRGCHTTVFRALRLLGMAGQIHLVDTDDQGRMSLPALQESLRTTDGPLIVCGQVGNVDTGSVDPMPEICAAAHDAGGWVHVDAAFGMWAAAGHTVRHQVTGLEFADSWATDAHKWLNVPYDCGLVFCAHPEAHRAALRTTADYLTAAADGARDPADYTPDLSRRARALVLWATLRHLGTDGVADLIDRSCAHAATLASRLSTVPGVRIVNDVVLNQVLVTFDAPGTGPTRAHLDAIVARLQHGGTGWASPTTWRGLPTLRLSVCNWQTTAGDIDACASAIIAAHRATTDHPIHRGEQS; translated from the coding sequence GTGAGCATCACCGAACTCGCACGACTGTCACCATCCGTCGGTGACGACGGGCACGCGCTCGACGAACTGCTACGCGCTGTGAGCCGGTACAGCACGAACTATCTGGCCACCGACCACCCGGGACCGACCGCCGAACGATCCGCACTGGCAGCCGCTTTCGCGGGCCCCTTGCAGGGTGGGTCGATCGACGCGGTCGCGGTTCTCGACGAGCTGATCGTCAACGGCGAACCGGGCCTGCTGCATTCGGGTGCGCCGACCTTCCTCGGCTTCGTCATGGGCGGTGCGCACCCGATCTCCGTCGCCACCGAATGGCTCACGTCGATCTGGGATCAGTGCGGAGCGCTGTACGCGACCAGCCCCACCGCGTCGGTCGTGGAGGACACCGTCGCCCGGTGGCTCGTGAGCATGTTCGGGTTGCCGCAACAGACCTCGGTGGGGATCACCTCGGGCTGCGCGATGTCGAACCTGAGTGGACTCGCCGCCGCCCGCCACGCGGTTCTCGACGCGGCCGGCTGGGACGTCGAACGCGACGGTTTGTTCGGTGCGCCTGTCCCGCGGGTGCTGGTGAGCAGAGGCTGCCACACCACCGTCTTCCGGGCGCTGCGACTGCTCGGCATGGCCGGGCAGATCCATCTCGTCGACACCGACGACCAGGGCCGGATGTCGCTGCCCGCGCTGCAGGAGTCGCTGCGCACGACCGACGGTCCGCTGATCGTGTGCGGGCAGGTCGGCAACGTCGACACCGGATCGGTCGACCCGATGCCGGAGATCTGCGCCGCCGCGCACGACGCGGGCGGGTGGGTGCACGTCGACGCGGCGTTCGGCATGTGGGCCGCTGCCGGACACACCGTGCGCCACCAGGTGACCGGCCTCGAGTTCGCCGACTCGTGGGCCACCGACGCCCACAAGTGGCTCAATGTCCCCTACGACTGCGGTCTGGTGTTCTGTGCCCACCCCGAGGCGCACCGTGCGGCGCTGCGGACCACCGCCGACTACCTGACCGCGGCGGCCGACGGCGCACGCGATCCCGCCGACTACACCCCGGATCTGTCGCGACGCGCACGGGCACTTGTGCTCTGGGCGACCCTGCGCCACCTCGGAACCGACGGCGTGGCCGATCTGATCGACCGGTCGTGCGCACACGCCGCCACGTTGGCGTCGCGGTTGTCGACGGTTCCCGGCGTGCGGATCGTGAACGACGTCGTCCTCAACCAGGTGCTCGTCACGTTCGACGCACCCGGAACCGGCCCCACGCGAGCGCATCTGGACGCGATCGTCGCCCGACTGCAGCACGGGGGCACGGGGTGGGCGAGTCCCACGACCTGGCGCGGCCTGCCGACGTTGCGGCTGTCGGTGTGCAACTGGCAGACCACGGCCGGCGACATCGACGCCTGCGCGTCCGCGATCATCGCCGCCCACCGCGCGACCACCGACCACCCCATCCACCGAGGAGAACAGTCATGA
- a CDS encoding GNAT family N-acetyltransferase yields the protein MSTTSTPSVTPVVTATPDLAAVVDTLTSSFAADPIIEWAIPSSTPDRRRYLDAFFEITTRALLDGGGHVAATPTYDGVVVWSGTEPATDAENSRMLADLEDRCGPCGPQVRLLMEILDAHHPTDLPPHVHCLYAAVRAEARGSGAREMVIGAFRELRIARGLGVYAEASSERSLKLWKRLGSEQLGEPIVLPAGPSLYPIFRSA from the coding sequence ATGAGCACCACATCGACCCCATCCGTCACCCCGGTGGTCACCGCCACACCGGATCTCGCCGCCGTCGTCGACACGTTGACGTCGTCGTTCGCCGCCGATCCCATCATCGAATGGGCCATCCCGTCGTCGACACCTGATCGACGTCGGTACCTCGACGCGTTCTTCGAGATCACCACCCGGGCGCTCCTCGACGGCGGTGGCCACGTCGCGGCCACACCGACCTACGACGGGGTCGTCGTGTGGTCGGGAACCGAGCCGGCCACCGACGCCGAGAACTCCCGGATGCTCGCCGACCTCGAGGACCGGTGCGGTCCCTGCGGCCCGCAGGTGCGACTCCTCATGGAGATCCTGGACGCACACCACCCGACCGATCTGCCCCCTCACGTGCATTGCCTCTACGCCGCCGTGCGCGCCGAGGCGCGGGGGAGTGGCGCGAGGGAGATGGTGATCGGCGCGTTCCGAGAACTACGGATCGCCCGCGGACTCGGTGTGTACGCCGAGGCCTCGTCGGAGCGGAGCCTCAAGCTGTGGAAGCGGCTCGGATCCGAACAACTCGGCGAGCCCATCGTGCTGCCCGCCGGACCGTCGCTGTACCCCATCTTCCGGTCGGCGTAG
- a CDS encoding acyl-CoA desaturase codes for MSATGVPDAPAPRAPRRTTISNPYLHRLQRRHFLLFDIAPIIGTVAAVGFLFVQPIGIVDVVLFVTMYLLTGLGITVGYHRLFTHRTFTAHPSVTTVLAVLGSMAGQGPVISWVALHRRHHECSDSDGDPHSPNLSGDGIRGALTGLAHSHFLWMRRHDYPNIVHYAPDLLKNRRLTRVARLYYWWVALGLLGPAVVAGLMYQSWTGAIAGLLWGGLVRMFVLEHVVWAINSFLHMFGTKPYRSRENSRNGGIFAVLTLGESWHNNHHAFPESASFGLDWYRLDPGYWVIAALAACGLVTDVRRPTPERMSAKRMSNRQGESA; via the coding sequence ATGTCGGCCACCGGAGTCCCCGACGCCCCGGCGCCCCGCGCCCCCCGGCGCACGACCATCAGCAACCCATACCTCCATCGATTGCAGCGCAGACACTTCCTGCTCTTCGACATCGCCCCGATCATCGGAACGGTTGCCGCCGTGGGGTTCCTGTTCGTGCAGCCGATCGGGATCGTCGATGTCGTCCTGTTCGTCACGATGTACCTGCTCACCGGCCTGGGCATCACCGTCGGCTATCACCGGTTGTTCACCCACCGCACCTTCACCGCCCACCCGTCGGTGACCACGGTCCTGGCCGTGCTCGGATCGATGGCCGGGCAGGGACCGGTCATCTCCTGGGTGGCACTGCACCGGCGCCACCACGAGTGCAGCGACTCCGACGGTGACCCGCACTCGCCCAACCTGTCCGGGGACGGGATCCGCGGCGCACTGACCGGGTTGGCGCACTCGCACTTCCTGTGGATGCGGCGGCACGACTACCCCAACATCGTCCACTACGCACCCGACCTGCTGAAGAACCGTCGCCTCACCCGCGTGGCCCGCCTCTACTACTGGTGGGTTGCCCTCGGTCTCCTCGGCCCGGCCGTCGTCGCCGGTCTGATGTACCAGAGCTGGACTGGAGCGATCGCCGGACTGCTGTGGGGCGGGCTGGTCCGCATGTTCGTGCTCGAACACGTCGTGTGGGCGATCAACTCCTTCCTGCACATGTTCGGCACCAAGCCCTATCGGTCGCGCGAGAACAGCCGCAACGGCGGAATCTTCGCGGTCCTGACGCTGGGGGAGTCGTGGCACAACAACCACCACGCGTTCCCGGAATCTGCGTCGTTCGGACTGGACTGGTATCGCCTCGATCCCGGGTACTGGGTGATCGCAGCGCTCGCCGCGTGTGGCCTGGTGACCGATGTCCGACGCCCGACGCCCGAACGAATGTCCGCCAAACGCATGTCGAATCGACAGGGAGAGAGCGCATGA
- a CDS encoding acyl carrier protein → MTIENTVPTAESVTRWSRECIADLLDVPVESIDPSTSFDRLGVDSAHAVALLIEIEERYGVDIPPEALFDDPTLDAVTAFVLDHLAAR, encoded by the coding sequence ATGACCATCGAGAACACCGTCCCGACCGCCGAATCGGTCACCCGGTGGAGCCGGGAGTGCATCGCGGACCTGCTCGACGTACCGGTCGAGTCGATCGACCCGTCGACGAGTTTCGACCGTCTCGGCGTCGACTCGGCGCACGCCGTCGCGTTGCTGATCGAGATCGAGGAACGCTACGGGGTCGACATCCCGCCGGAGGCCCTCTTCGACGACCCCACCCTCGACGCGGTCACAGCGTTCGTGCTCGATCACCTCGCCGCGCGGTGA
- a CDS encoding SAM-dependent methyltransferase translates to MQTQTGSDRARVATDAVRHHYDVGNEFFGLWLDETLSYSCALRAGGSDTLADAQIRKLDHHLHAVDADRAHRLLDIGCGWGAVLRRAVEGHGVGRAVGLTLSAEQAAHITDRGDPAIEVRTESWTQHAPTEPYDAIISIGAFEHFADPTDPPEAKIAVYRDFFDHCRRWLNPGGTLSLQTIVYATMSPDAASTFMQQEIFPNAELPTFAEIAAAAEGLFEITAVDNGREDYAWTCGTWAARLRENRTRATELVGADTVARYQRYLTQSALGFRMGKIGLYRIALRPYPDTHFGSRRTSRP, encoded by the coding sequence GTGCAGACCCAGACGGGGAGCGACCGGGCCCGGGTCGCCACCGACGCGGTCCGGCACCACTACGACGTCGGCAACGAGTTCTTCGGTCTGTGGTTGGACGAGACGCTCTCGTACTCCTGTGCGCTGCGCGCGGGCGGCTCGGACACGTTGGCCGACGCACAGATCCGCAAGCTCGACCACCATCTCCACGCGGTCGACGCCGATCGTGCCCACCGCCTGCTCGACATCGGGTGCGGGTGGGGAGCGGTGCTGCGGCGCGCGGTGGAGGGCCATGGCGTCGGCCGTGCGGTCGGTCTCACCCTGAGTGCCGAGCAGGCCGCTCACATCACCGATCGGGGCGACCCGGCCATCGAGGTGCGCACCGAGAGCTGGACCCAGCACGCCCCCACGGAACCGTACGACGCGATCATCTCCATCGGCGCGTTCGAGCATTTTGCCGACCCGACCGACCCGCCCGAGGCGAAGATCGCGGTCTACCGCGACTTCTTCGATCATTGTCGTCGGTGGCTGAACCCGGGCGGGACGCTCTCGCTGCAGACCATCGTCTACGCCACGATGTCCCCGGACGCCGCGAGCACGTTCATGCAGCAGGAGATCTTCCCGAACGCCGAACTCCCCACCTTCGCCGAGATCGCCGCCGCTGCCGAGGGACTGTTCGAGATCACCGCGGTCGACAACGGCCGCGAGGACTATGCCTGGACCTGCGGGACGTGGGCGGCACGACTCCGCGAGAACCGAACCAGGGCAACCGAACTGGTGGGTGCGGACACCGTGGCCCGCTACCAGCGCTACCTCACCCAGTCCGCACTCGGGTTCCGGATGGGCAAGATCGGGCTCTACCGCATCGCGCTGAGGCCCTACCCCGACACCCACTTCGGATCCCGTCGGACCAGCCGACCGTGA
- a CDS encoding cytochrome P450 — MTTTATPDESVRFNPFTAEFRRNPYPAYARLREHRPIARTMGMWVLTRHADVRAVLGDRSFSSDVIPQMVTRAAAEADHLTTGIERLGATSLVFTDDPAHARLRGLVNTVFTRTTVEALRPVVSHIAVELVDRVARAGVTDIISRVAAPLPVRVLCAWMALPSAVADHVTAWTRDIRLLLEPGLLRRGEHERIGDVIDTFTAALAEMIADRRRRPGDDLVSHLLASRTGGGDTLTDEETAHLLIMCFVAGVETTTSLIGNALLAILTRPDLADSLSCRADLVPGTIRETLRYDSPLQMTTRVAGRDSLVADHAIAAGEQVLLCLGSANRDPAVFSRPDDFDPSRRTASRAEDHLALGHGMHGCLGGALARLQAEVVVAELVGRDGQPRMTCDPADLEWQESSLILRALKQLPIELGAAS; from the coding sequence GTGACCACGACGGCCACGCCGGACGAATCGGTCCGGTTCAACCCCTTCACGGCCGAGTTCCGCAGGAACCCGTACCCGGCGTACGCCCGGCTGCGTGAGCACCGCCCCATCGCACGCACAATGGGGATGTGGGTCCTCACGCGGCACGCTGACGTCCGCGCTGTTCTGGGCGACCGCTCGTTCAGCTCGGACGTGATACCGCAGATGGTGACCAGGGCCGCCGCCGAAGCGGACCACCTGACGACCGGTATCGAGAGACTGGGCGCCACCTCCCTGGTCTTCACCGACGACCCCGCCCACGCGCGACTGCGCGGTCTGGTGAACACGGTCTTCACCCGAACCACCGTGGAGGCACTGCGCCCGGTGGTCTCCCACATCGCCGTCGAGCTCGTCGACCGTGTCGCCAGGGCCGGCGTCACCGACATCATCAGCCGTGTCGCCGCGCCCCTGCCGGTCCGCGTCCTGTGCGCCTGGATGGCCCTGCCGTCGGCGGTCGCCGACCATGTCACGGCATGGACCAGGGACATCCGGCTGCTGCTCGAACCCGGCCTGCTGCGCCGAGGGGAACACGAACGGATCGGTGACGTGATCGACACCTTCACCGCCGCGCTGGCGGAGATGATCGCCGATCGCCGACGACGCCCGGGTGACGACCTGGTCTCGCACCTGCTCGCCTCGCGCACGGGAGGGGGCGACACCCTCACCGACGAGGAGACGGCCCACCTTCTGATCATGTGTTTCGTGGCCGGCGTCGAGACGACGACGTCGCTGATCGGCAACGCCCTGCTGGCCATCCTGACCCGTCCCGATCTCGCCGACAGCCTTTCCTGCCGTGCCGATCTCGTGCCCGGTACGATCCGCGAGACGCTCCGGTACGACAGTCCGCTGCAGATGACCACACGCGTGGCCGGCCGCGATTCGCTCGTCGCCGATCACGCCATCGCCGCCGGCGAGCAGGTACTGCTGTGCCTCGGATCCGCCAATCGCGATCCCGCTGTCTTCTCGCGACCGGACGACTTCGATCCGTCGCGCCGGACGGCTTCCCGTGCGGAGGACCATCTCGCCTTGGGCCACGGCATGCACGGCTGCCTGGGCGGCGCACTCGCACGACTACAGGCCGAGGTGGTGGTCGCGGAGCTCGTGGGCCGCGATGGCCAACCGCGCATGACCTGCGACCCGGCCGATCTCGAGTGGCAGGAATCGAGTCTCATCCTCCGCGCGCTGAAGCAACTGCCGATCGAGCTGGGCGCCGCGTCGTGA
- a CDS encoding fatty acyl-AMP ligase, producing the protein MSTSVSTIPGIVEHRARTDPDGRAYVFLDDHGEESATVTYAALQQRSVRVAAELRRHCRPGDRALLVFGQSPHFVSGYLACLYSGVLAVPVAPARRGGPSDVLDAIVTDCAPTVVLTESGIGGIAGSVERTTGSLPRIVVDELTPAAVPDPGAPLDVVSNDVAFLQYTSGSTSDPKGVMVTHGNLMANQEMIRHAFGHDQHSTVVGWAPFFHDQGLIGNLMQPLYVGATAVMMSPGAFIRRPLLWLRTIDRYRAHTSGGPNFAYDACVARAATADLTGLDLSSWTVAFNGAEPIRPDTLDRFAETFAPYGFRGTAHFPCYGLAEATLLVSASRAGRGPKAITVDPDRLRDRNVVGSTASDAVGLVGSGTLTDGTGVVIVDPDSGRRCRDGDVGEIWVSGPQVAQGYWRNQAATAHDFGNTLDDGSDVRYLRTGDLGALVGDELYVVGRVTDMVIIRGKNHHPHDIEDTAQRAHRSIRPGGCAAFSVAGATGETLVVVAEIAAEIPEPDPDAVAEAIRGAVTTRHQVSARHVVITIAGTLEKTTSGKIRRSAARARYLGHGFPAVTR; encoded by the coding sequence GTGAGCACATCCGTGTCGACGATCCCCGGGATCGTCGAACACCGAGCGCGTACCGACCCCGACGGTCGGGCCTATGTCTTCCTCGACGACCACGGCGAGGAATCGGCGACCGTGACCTACGCCGCGCTGCAGCAGCGTTCGGTACGGGTCGCCGCCGAGCTGCGGCGCCACTGCCGCCCCGGCGACCGGGCACTCTTGGTGTTCGGCCAGAGTCCGCACTTCGTGTCCGGCTACCTCGCCTGCCTGTACAGCGGGGTACTGGCCGTCCCGGTCGCACCTGCGCGACGCGGCGGGCCGTCGGACGTACTCGACGCCATCGTGACCGACTGCGCACCGACGGTCGTCCTCACCGAATCCGGTATCGGCGGCATCGCCGGCTCGGTCGAGCGCACGACGGGGTCGCTACCCCGGATCGTGGTGGACGAGCTCACGCCCGCAGCCGTTCCCGATCCGGGTGCACCCCTGGACGTCGTCTCGAACGACGTCGCCTTCCTGCAGTACACATCGGGTTCGACGTCGGATCCGAAGGGCGTCATGGTCACCCACGGCAACCTCATGGCCAACCAGGAGATGATCCGCCACGCCTTCGGCCACGATCAGCACTCGACCGTGGTCGGGTGGGCGCCGTTCTTCCACGACCAGGGTCTGATCGGCAACCTCATGCAGCCGCTCTACGTCGGCGCCACCGCGGTGATGATGTCACCGGGCGCGTTCATCCGGCGACCGCTGCTGTGGCTCAGGACGATCGACCGATACCGGGCGCACACCAGCGGCGGCCCCAACTTCGCCTACGACGCCTGCGTCGCGCGCGCCGCGACGGCCGACCTCACCGGGCTGGACCTCAGCTCGTGGACCGTCGCGTTCAACGGTGCCGAACCGATCCGCCCCGACACCCTCGATCGGTTCGCGGAGACGTTCGCTCCGTACGGGTTCCGCGGGACCGCGCATTTCCCGTGCTACGGGTTGGCCGAGGCGACGCTGTTGGTGAGCGCGAGTCGCGCGGGTCGAGGACCGAAAGCGATCACTGTCGACCCCGACCGACTACGCGACCGCAACGTGGTCGGGTCCACGGCCTCCGATGCGGTCGGACTCGTCGGGTCGGGCACGCTCACCGACGGGACCGGGGTGGTGATCGTCGACCCGGACAGCGGACGGCGCTGTCGCGACGGCGACGTGGGCGAGATCTGGGTGTCGGGACCGCAGGTGGCCCAAGGCTATTGGCGCAACCAGGCGGCCACCGCACACGATTTCGGGAACACACTCGACGACGGTTCGGACGTGCGGTACCTGCGCACCGGTGACCTCGGTGCCCTGGTGGGTGACGAACTGTACGTCGTCGGACGGGTCACGGACATGGTGATCATCCGCGGCAAGAACCACCACCCGCACGACATCGAGGACACCGCGCAGCGTGCGCATCGCTCGATCAGACCGGGCGGATGCGCCGCGTTCTCCGTCGCCGGTGCCACGGGGGAGACGTTGGTCGTGGTGGCCGAGATCGCCGCGGAGATCCCGGAGCCCGACCCCGACGCGGTGGCCGAGGCGATCCGAGGCGCGGTCACCACCCGACATCAGGTGTCCGCACGACACGTCGTCATCACGATCGCGGGGACCCTGGAGAAGACGACCAGCGGCAAGATCCGACGATCGGCCGCGCGGGCGCGGTACCTCGGCCACGGGTTCCCGGCGGTGACGCGGTGA
- a CDS encoding cytochrome P450, with translation MTAEPVGFVFDPFADGFTDDPHPHYARLRDRAPVCRHPLGFWIVSRHADVAHLQRSAQSVDEQSLADVPEYKRDSAEMGKANRMMAGLSMIDRDPPDHTRLRRLVAAAFIRRSVHALEPRIVDLVDEACDRLADAGRVDVVADLAFPLPFIVISELLGLPMIDGARLRELTGTLVRGLEPLPDPSLAAEIRTANAELTSMVSDMIAHRRTRPADDLITALLRGDDHGDVLTPDELVAQVMLLYIAGHETTVNLIAGGLSTLIRHPAQLALLRTTPGLADNAVDEMLRYDSPVHLMRRITTTPMMFPDGVIPAGVFVTAAIAAANRDPRVFGPDADVPRIDRADARRHLSFGAGIHHCIGAALARLEARVVFTRFAARFPDAVVDETRWNGRINVRGPASLLVTVR, from the coding sequence GTGACCGCCGAGCCGGTCGGGTTCGTCTTCGATCCGTTCGCGGACGGCTTCACCGACGACCCCCACCCGCACTACGCCCGGCTGCGCGATCGGGCGCCGGTCTGCCGACATCCGCTGGGCTTCTGGATCGTGTCCCGGCACGCCGATGTCGCGCACCTGCAGCGTTCGGCGCAGTCGGTCGACGAACAGTCGCTCGCCGATGTGCCGGAGTACAAACGCGACTCGGCCGAGATGGGCAAGGCGAACCGGATGATGGCCGGGTTGTCGATGATCGATCGTGATCCACCGGACCACACCCGCCTACGGCGTCTGGTCGCGGCCGCGTTCATCCGACGATCGGTACACGCCCTCGAACCGCGGATCGTCGACCTGGTCGACGAGGCCTGCGACCGCCTCGCCGACGCCGGTCGGGTCGATGTGGTTGCCGACCTCGCGTTCCCGCTGCCGTTCATCGTCATCTCGGAGTTGCTCGGATTGCCGATGATCGACGGCGCACGGCTGCGGGAGCTCACCGGTACGCTCGTCCGCGGTCTGGAACCGTTGCCGGATCCGTCGCTCGCGGCCGAGATCCGCACGGCGAACGCCGAACTGACCTCGATGGTGAGCGACATGATCGCCCACCGGCGGACCCGACCGGCCGACGATCTGATCACCGCGCTCCTGCGCGGCGACGATCACGGCGACGTCCTGACCCCGGACGAGCTCGTCGCTCAGGTGATGCTGCTCTACATCGCCGGACACGAGACCACGGTCAACCTGATCGCCGGCGGGTTGTCCACGCTGATCCGCCATCCCGCCCAGCTCGCCCTGCTGCGGACGACGCCCGGGCTCGCCGACAACGCGGTCGACGAGATGCTGCGGTACGACAGCCCGGTGCACCTCATGCGGCGCATCACCACGACCCCGATGATGTTCCCCGACGGCGTGATCCCGGCCGGGGTGTTCGTGACCGCAGCCATCGCCGCGGCCAACCGGGACCCGCGGGTGTTCGGGCCCGATGCCGACGTCCCCCGGATCGATCGGGCCGACGCGCGACGACACCTGTCGTTCGGAGCCGGGATCCACCACTGCATAGGCGCTGCCCTCGCGCGTCTCGAGGCGCGGGTGGTCTTCACCCGGTTCGCGGCCCGGTTTCCCGATGCGGTCGTCGACGAGACGCGGTGGAACGGTCGCATCAACGTCCGGGGGCCGGCGTCGCTGCTGGTCACCGTGCGCTGA
- a CDS encoding DUF402 domain-containing protein, whose amino-acid sequence MAASEPPPPHPPKREVFDVRAMTNTDNKGFVRPVETYTETDFGLYMSRTADHPRFHHLESWLLPGHGLRVSIFHFVAGHDTGQRLYLDVGRFSGPDERGRWHAEDWYLDLIDVPGRPLELVDVDELLEAHHAGLLTGDASVRAVAIATRTLVGAAEHGHDVTAWLESTGAPLSWESGR is encoded by the coding sequence ATGGCGGCGTCGGAACCACCCCCACCCCACCCGCCCAAACGTGAGGTCTTCGACGTGCGGGCGATGACCAACACCGACAACAAGGGGTTCGTCCGACCGGTCGAGACCTACACCGAGACCGACTTCGGCCTGTACATGTCGCGGACAGCCGATCATCCCCGGTTCCATCACCTCGAGTCGTGGTTGTTGCCCGGGCACGGGCTGCGGGTCAGCATCTTCCACTTCGTGGCGGGCCACGACACCGGGCAGCGGCTCTACCTCGATGTGGGCCGGTTCTCCGGTCCCGACGAACGCGGGCGCTGGCACGCCGAGGACTGGTACCTGGACCTGATCGACGTCCCCGGACGACCCCTCGAGCTCGTCGACGTCGACGAACTCCTCGAGGCGCACCACGCCGGGCTCCTCACCGGCGACGCGTCGGTGCGGGCGGTGGCGATCGCCACCCGCACCCTGGTGGGTGCGGCCGAGCACGGCCATGACGTGACCGCCTGGCTCGAGTCCACGGGGGCGCCGCTGTCCTGGGAGTCCGGCCGCTGA